The genome window tcacttgtgtaaacaaagtgagtctatgttttaacccggtgttcggttgtctgtgtgtgtgtgtgtgtgtgtgtgtgtgtgtgtgtgtgtgtgtgtccgtgtgtctgtgtgtctgtgtgtccatggtaaactttaacattgacattttctctgcacatactttgtcagttgacaccaaattaggcataaaaacaggaaaaattcagttctttccagtcatcttgtttaaaacaatattgcacctctgggatgggcacaaaaaaataaaaaaagaagcctaattatatgcaaactgcatttactgttatatttatattttttgtattctctaaacttggcactttgatctgatattctgacccaacaacaagagcagtcattattatcattttttgttcaaacaggaacttcttttgctaagcatggaatttttattttattttggaaacgttttggtgcagatagtgaaaaagggaaattactctgtaattaatgctaggggacttaatttatcacaagtgagtcttgaaggccttgcctctcttgttaaatcatgtcgcaacacaacacagcacagccacagcaGTACACACATACCGGAGAAGAAGGATGGTATCTCATGATCAGCGCAGAAGTCCTGTCGCGACGAAagaagtagtattttttatgtatttatttatttatttattttttaataaatattttatttgtttatttatttttttatatttttatttatttaatttaatttaatttttattttttgttttttattttattttctttctcttcttttctttctttttctctctctcaaggcctgaactaagcgcgttgggttacgctgctgggcaggcatctgcttggcagatgtggtgtagcgcataatatataggatttgaccgaacgcagtgacgcctccttgagctactgatgctgatactgatattgatattgatagtGACGAAAGAAGGCCACTTTCTTCAgactaaattatatatatatatatccgtctatctctctctacatatatatttctatataatatatatgattctatatatatataaatatatatagatatggatatatccatatgtatacatctgtgtgtgtgtgtgtgtgtgtgtgtgtgtgtgtgtgtgtgtgtgtaaagagagagagagagagagagagagagagagaaaagaagagagagagagaaagagagagagatgtgtgtgtgaggggggggggggaggggttggggggggggggggggggctaaagtAAACGTAACGAAATTTTAGGTCCACGAAGGAAAATACGATAAGAAGTttagcatgtttgttttgtttgtttgttgttgtttttacccagcccgggacagagagagagagagagagagagagagagagagagagagaaattctttattattgaggataatagataaacaatggcgcgctttttttttttcatccggtccccgccctgaaacagggtctacactacacagaaCTACCTAccttatatatgtcattgcatgcactacacaatgctacttaaaagagagacagagacagagagagaggttagtgaagggtgtgtgtgtgtgtgtgggggggggggtggttcgtTGACGTTTCTCATGCATCATAAGAATGGGAGGGAGtactgagacatacagagaacacacacacacacacgacacacacacacacacacacacacgcacacacacaccctccctcacacacacacaaacaaacaaacaaacaaacgtgcttAAGTAAACGAAACAAAATTTTAGGTCAACGAAGGAAAATCCAATAAGAAGTTtagcatgtttgttgttgtttgtacccagctcggggcagagagagagagagagagagagaggtttgtgagggtgggggtggtggtggtggggggtttcgTTGACGTTTCTCATGAGTGACTGCGTCAGTGAGTTGACAAACAGCAATGAACATCCTGGTGTAACCGAGGACCAGGCAAGCTCCCCCCCCCTGAAACCAGTCATGACGGACACAGGATACATACACTTCACTTTGTGTGCTGGCTTCCTTAGGTGTCCCTTGTGGTCTGCTTGCCCTGTAGTTGTGTCTTCTCGTTGGCAGacgctgcgcgcgcgcgcccacacgcatgcacacacacacacacacacacacacacacacacacacacacacacacacactctctctctctctctctctctctctcacacacacacacaccctcacacgcatgcacgcacgcacacacacacactctctctctctcacacgcacacacacacaccctcatacgcatgcacgcacacacacacacacacacacacacacacacacacacacacacacatatatatgtatgtatgtatatatatatatatatatatatatatataaaaatatatatatatatatatatatatatatatacacacacatacatacatacccatacacataagcgcgcgcgctcacacacacacacgcacgcgcacacacacaccctcagacacacacacacactcacacgcatgtacgcacaccctcacacgcacacgcatgtacgcacaccctcacacgcacacgcacgcacacacacacacacacacacacacacacacacacacacacacaggtgttggtAAGCCAGAGTAGCCGAAGGGAGATAATTTTGATTGCCAGGATGACAAAGGAAGCAAGGGCTAGCTCCCTTCTTTTCTGGTGCACTACAATGTgtattatatttttgtgtgtatgtatgtaagtatgtatgtatgctatatatatatatatatatatatatatatatatatacatatatatatatgtatatatatatatattatagtttttatctttattatttttcttatgattcattcatttatttatttttatactgGAGATTAaaacttttatttcatttagttGTTCATAAACATGTCCCGAACAGTTTTTTCCCACCCTTTTCGCTCACCcaagcaccccacccccccgccccagccccgccccccaacccccaccccccacgactcGCCATCCCCTCACCATTTTAGCCCTTcccacttccctctccttcctccccccccccttcccattcagAGGCTCttgtttccttcacacacacacacacactcactcacacactcacagacactcacacacacacacacacacaaaaactcacacacacacactcactcacaaacacactctctctctcacacacacacactcacacacacacacacacactcccacacacactctctcacacacacacacacacacacacactctctctctcacacacactcacacacacacacacacacacacacacacacacactctttctctctcacacactcacacacacactctctcacacacatactcacatacacacactcacgcacacacacacacacactcacacacacacacacacacacacagagttctactCACGTTTCTTGTGTCCTCCCCCGTGATTTCTTCCCATCACaatttcctttcctgaactgtactctctctccctctccctctgccctccctccccccccctctctctgtctgtctctctgtctgtctctctctctctgtatctctctgtctgtcacaaatTCACTTCATTGGCCTGAAGAAGATATTCGACTGTAGCTCGATACGTCGCTTATTTTATTccatgtaagtcgacttttaccaagattcttttcgtctgcctcttcttcgtcttcttcttcttcttcttcttcttccattaatgctcagcggtcataactttgaccattactagcattttatgcgtgctgggtattttcgtgtctccataacccaccgaacgctgacatggatcacaggatctttaacgtgcgtatttgatcttctgcgtgcgtatacacacgaaggggggttcaggcactagcaggtctgtacatatgttgacctgggagatggggaaaaatctccaccctttacccaccaggcgccgttaccgtgattcgaacccgggaccctcagattgaaagtccaacgtcttaaccacttggctattgcgcccgtgggatagacttttatttttgtgttgacGGTGCGGTTATGTTTTTGGACTGGGTCTCATTCAATCTCAAAGACCCAAAGATGATTGAGtctcgacttttaccaagattcttttaggcTACCTTGTGTGGAAtacttttatttttgtgttcaCGGCAATGTTTGGACAATTCCtgtgtgcagtgttatttgttatttcctatcgaagtagatctTTCTACAGActgttgccagaaacaacccttttgttgccgtgggttcttttacgtgcgctaagtgcatgctagcacacgggacctcggtttatcgtctcatccgaatgactagcgtccagaccatcactcaaggtctagtagagggagcgtgggggtgagaaaatatcggcggctaggccgtgattggaaccagcgcgctcagattctctcgcttcctaggcggacgcgttacctctgttggccatcactccatattattttcacagagacagacagaccgagagagagagacaaccatggCAGACCCCAAGGCACAGGGAGCCCCACCCCCCTACGCCACCTCCCAGTACCCGCCTGGAGCCTACCCGCCACCCCAGCAAGCGGGCTACCCTCCTCCCCAGGGCGGCTACCCTCCTCCCCAAGGCGGCTACCCTCCTCCCCAGGGCGGCTACCCTCCTCCCCAAGCCGGGTACCCTCCTCCCCAGGCCGGGTAcgggcccccaccccctcagcagCCCGGGTACGGGTATGGACCCCCTCCTGCTGCCGCTCCGGCGATGCAGGTAAGAactttttgttgtgttgtcttgtagtgTGATGAAGTGAAGTTAAGATTTATTCCAAAATTTCTCCATGGGGACAAACggtagggggtgttggggggcggggggggggggggcaatatatTATGTCTATATTTCTTAAACTatataaagcattggttagatcacTTATGTCTATATTTCTTAAACTATATAAAGCATTGATTAGATCACAAGTAAAATACGGTAATATTGCGTGGCACCCACACCTCAAGAGACTATCTGTAGCTATGGAAAGGGTACAAAGAAAGGCAACTAAGTTATTCAAAGAATgcaatctatgagctatcaacggAGACTTaaatacttaaatctgcattcactaaagggtagaaggctaagaggAGACTTAATAGAAACTTAACAAAATGTtgaattgctataatgaagtcaatgtaaaTGGtatctttagaatgtcagattatgagagtacaagaaattcaatgatgaaaatttgtaaggaGCACTGTGATACTAACTTGAGGAAAAATCCTTTAGCTaacagaattgcacaaatatggaatgcactaccaactgaaactgaacttgcacaaaatactaatgcgttcaaaaatctccttgacatgaacatcaatttaaaagaaaaaaaattattgacttTGACGAATGAATTACAGTTAATGAAAACGTATGTGTATCCCACAGTTAAAAGAAgacagatattgaaggggacatgaaaaaaaaggccgtgaggtctaccaccactgctactaccactactgctactactactactgctactactactactgctactactactactgctactactactactactacgactactactacgactactactaaaaGGCAAAGAATGcatggcgacaatgtatgtggcaagGTTAAACAGTATAAGACGATATAATGCTGCTTTCAGGGTGTCATCTGCTGAACACAAAAGCATCTAATTTCAAATGACACAAACTGCGCTACCAATAACTGACCCAAAGTGTTTTgaggagaatagaatagaatagaatgtctttattaccaagtgtaccggggtcacaaggaatattggggaagtgtggggaggggggggggggagggggagggatagtacataacaagataggaacataaatcgaaaatcatacgaaTAGTGATATTTCAAAAAAAAGTGTagggtattgtgctgtgttgttgtgtgttcccttgtcttgtcttgtcttgtcgtgtcttggtTTGATTttatattgtgtcgtgtcgtgtcgtgtcgtgtcgtgttaggTTTCGTACTAAACTGTATTTTAGTGTGTTGTATTCTAATATCGcgtcgtattgcattgtgcttTATTGAACTGTATTacattgtgtctgtttttttgcatgcattgtgttgtattgcattgtatcgtattcttttgattatgacgacgacgacgacgatgatgattatgatgatgatgatcacgatgacaacgacgacgacactgctcctgctactactactactgatgatgatgatgacgacgacgacgacgacgatgatggtgatgatgatgatgacaacggtgatggtgatgatggtgacgatgacgattttaatgatgacaacgacggcgatggtgatgataatgataatgatgacgacgacgacgacaacgacgatggtgatgataatgataatgatgacgtcgacgacgatgacattgatggtggcgacgacgacgacgacgacgaagaagacgacgatgttgatgatgataacaacaatgtcgacgatgataatgacgacggcggcgacgacgacaacgacgacgacgacgatgatgacgacgatgatgttcaTCTCTGTGTCCTGCAGACATCAACAACGAACGTGGTGATGGTAGGACAGCAGCCTCCAGTGCAGACGGTCGTCTTGCAGAAGTAAGTCCTTGTTACCGTTAGTGTCGTTGATTACTgtccttatttgtatttgtatttctttttatcacaacagatttctctgtgtgaaattcgggctgctctccccaggcagagcgcgtcgctacactacagcgccacccatttttttttttttttcctgcatgcagttttatttgtttctcctatcgatgtggatttttctacagaattttgccaggaacaacccttttgttgccgtgggttcttttacgtgcgccaagtgcatgctgcacactgcacacgggacctcggtttatcgtcacatccgaatgactagcgtccagaccaccactcaaggtctagtggagggggagaatatatcggcggctgagccgtgattcgaaccagcgcgctcagattctctcgcttcctagacggacgcgttacctctaggccatcactccatatatatatatatatatatatatatatatatatatatatatatatatatatatatatatatatatatatatatatatatatatatatctgtctgtctgtctgtctgtctgtctctatgtctgtctgtctatctctatctgtatcaatcaatatatgtatatgtctatccatctatctatatgatatatacatatacatacatacatacatacatatatacatatatatatatatatatatatatatatatatatatatatatatatatatatatatatatacacagtcacTCCTTGATACCATTATCTTTAATTACTGtccttctctgcctctgcctctgtctgtctgtctctgtctctgtctctccatcatcaCAAGTGTAAATTGAATGGTCGAAATTAATTATGTATCGATTGATTTTCACATATCGtatgttttgatttgttgttttcatctaaaaaaacacacccaacaacaacgaaaaaacaacaacgaaaaaacaaactatTTGGTTGTTGTAGTGATTGTAGCCCCATGTCATTGTGAATGTTTTAAGCTACTGACCTTGAAaaggttctgagttctctctctctctctttgtctctatgtctctgtctgtctgactgactgtctgtccctctctctatctctctctatatatgtatacagtCAGCGCTTGATGGCGTTATTGTCGTTAATTACTGCCATCTCATGTCAGTGCTTGATACCGTACTTGTTAACTactggggtggtggttgttgttgttttatctactGTCAGTCCTTATTACCTATATTCTTGTTAATTACtatcctttctcttttttatcatctCGTCTACAGTCAATGCTTGTTACCGTTGTTGTCGTTAATTACTGCCATCTCATCTATAGTCAGCGCTTGTTACCGTTGTTGTCGTT of Babylonia areolata isolate BAREFJ2019XMU chromosome 30, ASM4173473v1, whole genome shotgun sequence contains these proteins:
- the LOC143275307 gene encoding uncharacterized protein LOC143275307 isoform X1, with protein sequence MADPKAQGAPPPYATSQYPPGAYPPPQQAGYPPPQGGYPPPQGGYPPPQGGYPPPQAGYPPPQAGYGPPPPQQPGYGYGPPPAAAPAMQTSTTNVVMVGQQPPVQTVVLQKRGVNHVLHFIITLFFWPWVIVWIILCITDDS
- the LOC143275307 gene encoding uncharacterized protein LOC143275307 isoform X2, translated to MADPKAQGAPPPYATSQYPPGAYPPPQGGYPPPQGGYPPPQAGYPPPQAGYGPPPPQQPGYGYGPPPAAAPAMQTSTTNVVMVGQQPPVQTVVLQKRGVNHVLHFIITLFFWPWVIVWIILCITDDS